One region of Alcanivorax sediminis genomic DNA includes:
- a CDS encoding AAA family ATPase — MLDTMAISNYRSALDLALPLGPLNVITGANGSGKSNLYRSLRLLAATARDDVIAALASEGGLESTFWAGPETLTTAMRRGLVPVQGGPRQNSRRLRLGFTGEDFGYLIELGLPKPDSTTAFNLDPEIKREIIWAGGEFRPASVLVDRRGPMVKVRSDSGWKLIAAHLNNFDSLFSQVADANSAPEVLTLRERIRGWRFYDHFRTDRDAPARQVQIGTRTPVLNHDGHDLAAALQTIREIGDSHALDVAIEDAFPGARLEIAPLPDGRLKLEFHQHGLLRPLTAAELSDGTLRYLLLIAALLTPRPPTMMVLNEPENSLHPDLLPALARLIEKACEHSQLWVVSHANELVEALKAHPHCQHTELTKELGETRVLGQGILDTPRWHWPEAG; from the coding sequence ATGCTCGATACTATGGCCATCAGCAACTACCGGTCGGCGCTGGACCTGGCCTTGCCGCTGGGGCCGTTGAATGTGATCACCGGCGCCAACGGCAGCGGTAAATCCAACCTTTATAGGTCGCTGCGTTTGCTGGCGGCCACCGCCCGCGACGATGTGATTGCCGCGCTGGCCAGTGAAGGCGGACTGGAATCCACCTTCTGGGCCGGACCGGAGACCCTGACCACCGCCATGCGCCGGGGGCTGGTGCCTGTTCAGGGCGGCCCCCGCCAGAACAGTCGCCGATTACGCCTGGGATTCACGGGTGAAGACTTTGGCTACCTGATCGAACTGGGCCTGCCCAAGCCGGATAGCACCACGGCCTTCAATCTGGATCCGGAGATCAAACGCGAGATCATCTGGGCGGGCGGGGAGTTTCGCCCGGCGTCGGTGCTGGTGGATCGCCGCGGGCCCATGGTCAAGGTACGTAGCGATAGCGGCTGGAAACTGATTGCCGCCCATCTGAACAATTTCGACAGCCTGTTCAGCCAGGTAGCGGATGCCAACAGTGCCCCGGAAGTGCTGACGCTGCGTGAGCGCATTCGTGGCTGGCGGTTCTATGATCATTTCCGCACCGATCGCGATGCGCCGGCCCGGCAGGTGCAGATCGGCACCCGCACCCCGGTGCTGAATCATGACGGCCATGATCTGGCCGCGGCGTTGCAAACCATTCGTGAAATCGGTGACAGCCACGCGCTCGACGTGGCCATCGAGGACGCCTTCCCGGGGGCACGGCTGGAAATCGCCCCGCTCCCTGACGGGCGTCTCAAGCTGGAATTCCACCAGCATGGTTTGCTGCGTCCGCTCACTGCGGCAGAACTCTCCGATGGCACCCTGCGTTACCTGCTGCTGATCGCTGCCTTGCTGACGCCGCGCCCGCCGACCATGATGGTATTGAACGAACCGGAAAACAGCCTCCATCCGGATCTGTTGCCCGCCCTGGCGCGGCTCATCGAAAAGGCCTGCGAGCACAGTCAGCTGTGGGTGGTCAGCCACGCCAACGAACTGGTGGAAGCCCTCAAGGCACATCCCCATTGTCAGCATACCGAGCTCACCAAGGAGCTGGGGGAAACCCGGGTGCTGGGTCAGGGCATTCTGGATACGCCGCGCTGGCATTGGCCGGAAGCGGGTTAA
- a CDS encoding FKBP-type peptidyl-prolyl cis-trans isomerase: MTIEKGKVVTLHYQLFNAEDGSEIENSSETGEPMAYLHGYNNIIAGLEKALEGKDVGEQVDATIDAKDAYGEYDNTLFQRISRKYLKHAGKLTPGKVVTVSTEEGPRMLTVLKVGLKTVDVDANHPLAGKALRFVVDITDIRDASEEEIAHKHAHGVGGHHH; encoded by the coding sequence ATGACCATCGAAAAAGGCAAGGTCGTTACCCTGCATTACCAACTGTTCAACGCCGAAGACGGCAGCGAAATTGAAAACTCCAGTGAAACCGGCGAACCCATGGCCTATCTGCATGGCTACAACAACATCATCGCCGGCCTGGAGAAAGCCCTGGAAGGCAAGGATGTGGGCGAGCAGGTGGATGCGACCATTGACGCCAAGGATGCCTATGGCGAATACGACAACACCCTGTTCCAGCGCATCTCCCGCAAGTACCTCAAGCACGCGGGCAAACTGACCCCCGGCAAGGTGGTGACTGTCAGCACCGAAGAAGGCCCGCGCATGCTCACCGTGCTGAAAGTCGGCCTGAAAACCGTGGACGTGGATGCCAACCACCCGCTGGCCGGCAAGGCCCTGCGCTTCGTGGTCGACATCACTGACATCCGAGACGCCAGCGAAGAAGAAATCGCCCACAAACATGCCCACGGGGTAGGCGGGCATCATCACTGA
- a CDS encoding DUF1294 domain-containing protein: protein MRKKELPLACGIALVYLVALYWLSRDYTFFPFLLGAVGLLSLITLLCYGFDKRAAARQAQRTPEKTLHLLAVAGGWPGALIARPLFRHKTRKQPFTGIFWTTVLVSSGLLGSFLLLEQTAAARDWLDVEALQWRFFVQQYLSA from the coding sequence ATGCGAAAAAAAGAATTGCCGCTGGCCTGTGGCATTGCCCTGGTCTACCTGGTGGCACTGTACTGGTTGAGCCGTGACTACACCTTTTTCCCTTTCCTGCTCGGCGCGGTCGGGCTACTGAGCCTGATTACCCTGCTGTGCTATGGTTTCGACAAGCGCGCCGCCGCCCGTCAGGCGCAGCGTACTCCGGAAAAGACCCTGCACCTGCTGGCAGTGGCTGGCGGCTGGCCCGGTGCCCTGATCGCCCGCCCCCTGTTCCGCCACAAGACCCGCAAGCAACCCTTCACTGGCATCTTCTGGACCACCGTGCTGGTCAGTAGTGGCCTGCTTGGCAGTTTTCTGCTGCTGGAACAAACCGCGGCGGCCCGGGACTGGCTGGACGTGGAAGCCCTGCAATGGCGCTTTTTTGTGCAGCAGTACCTGTCGGCATAA
- the gloA gene encoding lactoylglutathione lyase: protein MSRHFEQADGLCEQPDAATQDFLFNQTMLRIKEPSRSLDFYTRVLGMRLVRKLDFPEMRFSLYFLAYLNDEEASQVPEDDVKRLTYTFGREAMLELTHNWGTEDDADFAYHDGNAQPQGFGHIGITVPDVYAAAERFEELGVTFVKRPDDGNMKGLAFIKDPDGYWIEILQANMLEKQQAEA from the coding sequence ATGTCACGTCATTTCGAACAGGCTGACGGCCTTTGCGAACAGCCCGACGCTGCCACCCAAGACTTTCTGTTCAACCAGACCATGCTGCGTATCAAGGAGCCGAGCCGCAGTCTCGATTTCTATACCCGGGTGCTGGGCATGCGACTGGTGCGCAAGCTGGACTTCCCGGAGATGAGATTCAGCCTCTACTTTCTTGCCTACCTGAATGACGAGGAAGCCAGCCAGGTACCGGAAGATGATGTCAAACGTCTCACCTACACCTTCGGTCGCGAGGCCATGCTGGAGCTGACCCATAACTGGGGCACGGAAGACGATGCGGATTTCGCTTACCACGACGGCAATGCCCAGCCCCAGGGCTTTGGCCATATCGGCATCACCGTGCCGGATGTGTATGCCGCGGCAGAACGCTTCGAGGAGCTTGGCGTGACCTTTGTGAAGCGTCCCGATGACGGCAACATGAAAGGCCTGGCGTTCATCAAGGACCCGGACGGTTACTGGATCGAAATCCTCCAGGCCAACATGCTGGAGAAGCAGCAAGCTGAAGCCTGA
- a CDS encoding MAPEG family protein — MPITTLSTPILTPLVVLVAWSMVMWLWMYITRLPAMKAANMKPDPNAPSGEQMSTLPANVRWKADNYNHLMEQPTVFYAIVLALALLGQGDGINLTLAWAYVGIRIVHSLLQALVNKIEVRFVLFFLSSLALIGLTINALRVVFA, encoded by the coding sequence GTGCCGATTACTACACTGTCCACTCCGATCCTTACCCCTCTGGTCGTCCTGGTGGCCTGGTCCATGGTCATGTGGCTATGGATGTACATCACCCGTTTGCCGGCCATGAAGGCGGCGAACATGAAGCCGGACCCCAACGCCCCCAGTGGCGAACAGATGAGTACTCTGCCTGCCAACGTCCGTTGGAAAGCGGATAACTATAACCACCTGATGGAGCAGCCCACGGTCTTCTACGCCATTGTGTTGGCGCTGGCACTGTTGGGTCAGGGTGACGGCATTAACCTGACGCTGGCGTGGGCGTATGTGGGCATTCGCATCGTGCACTCCCTGCTGCAGGCGTTGGTGAACAAGATCGAAGTGCGCTTTGTGCTGTTCTTCCTGTCCTCGCTGGCACTGATTGGCCTGACTATCAACGCCCTGCGCGTTGTGTTCGCTTGA
- a CDS encoding SPFH domain-containing protein: protein MEGLIISGFLAALAVVLLFMVIRIVPQRQVYVVERLGKYQTSLEAGMHFLMPFIDRVAYKHSLKEIVRDVPRQSCITKDNIEVSIDGVMYLQVVDPKAASYGVDDYVMAAQQLAQTTLRSVIGKIDLDKTFEERGEINMEVVEAVDEAAQPWGVKVLRYEVADINLPVSIKDAMEKQVRAERERRAVVAESEGERQAAINRSEGDRQAAINRSEGEKQEMINISEGEKMKQINEAEGRAKQIELVALATAKGLQMVGRAVREDGGEEAVSLRIAEQYVAAFEKVAKESTTMLLPNGLSDIGAAVAGLQKVLKTVEKTPG from the coding sequence ATGGAAGGTTTGATTATTTCCGGATTCCTTGCAGCACTGGCTGTCGTTCTGCTGTTCATGGTCATCCGTATCGTGCCCCAGAGGCAGGTTTATGTAGTGGAACGTCTGGGCAAGTACCAAACGTCCCTGGAAGCAGGCATGCATTTCCTGATGCCCTTTATCGATCGCGTGGCCTACAAGCATTCCCTGAAGGAAATTGTGCGTGACGTGCCGCGTCAGAGCTGTATCACAAAAGACAACATTGAAGTCTCCATCGACGGTGTCATGTATCTGCAGGTGGTCGACCCGAAAGCCGCCAGCTACGGCGTGGATGATTATGTGATGGCCGCCCAGCAGCTGGCGCAAACCACCCTGCGTTCCGTGATCGGCAAGATCGATCTGGACAAGACCTTTGAGGAACGCGGCGAGATCAATATGGAAGTGGTAGAAGCCGTTGACGAAGCCGCTCAGCCCTGGGGCGTGAAAGTACTGCGTTACGAAGTGGCCGATATCAACCTGCCGGTGTCCATCAAGGACGCCATGGAGAAACAGGTTCGCGCCGAGCGGGAACGGCGTGCTGTGGTCGCCGAGTCTGAGGGTGAACGTCAGGCCGCCATCAACCGTTCCGAGGGTGACCGCCAGGCGGCTATCAACCGTTCGGAAGGTGAGAAGCAGGAGATGATCAACATCTCCGAAGGTGAAAAGATGAAGCAGATCAACGAAGCGGAAGGTCGTGCCAAGCAGATCGAGCTGGTGGCACTGGCGACTGCCAAGGGTCTGCAAATGGTGGGCCGTGCGGTACGCGAAGACGGCGGCGAAGAAGCTGTCAGCCTGCGCATCGCCGAGCAGTATGTGGCCGCCTTCGAGAAAGTGGCCAAGGAATCCACCACCATGCTGCTGCCCAACGGCCTGAGCGACATTGGCGCTGCCGTAGCGGGCTTGCAGAAAGTGCTCAAAACCGTGGAAAAAACCCCGGGCTAA
- a CDS encoding TfoX/Sxy family protein, whose product MAFDAELAQRVREGLYRVSGGLPDEKRMFGGLCFMIAGNMCCGILGDDLLARVGADAYPSLLKEPGAAEMDFTGRPLKGMIMVDAAAVAEDDALQQWLSRCLAFVMTLPPK is encoded by the coding sequence ATGGCGTTTGATGCCGAATTAGCGCAACGGGTTCGGGAGGGACTCTACCGGGTGTCTGGCGGGTTGCCGGATGAGAAACGCATGTTTGGCGGTTTGTGCTTCATGATCGCCGGCAACATGTGCTGCGGCATACTCGGTGATGATCTGCTGGCTCGGGTAGGCGCCGATGCTTATCCGTCACTGCTGAAGGAGCCGGGTGCGGCAGAAATGGATTTTACCGGCAGGCCCTTGAAAGGCATGATCATGGTAGATGCAGCGGCAGTGGCCGAGGACGATGCGCTCCAGCAATGGTTGTCCCGGTGTCTGGCGTTTGTCATGACGCTGCCACCGAAATAA
- a CDS encoding NfeD family protein — protein MPEYSYWIIAGLALVIAEFVVSGLVVIFFGVAALIVGSLKYLGLLDDTVWELTLFAVLSILSLVFVRRFLSDKLMGKENVSAGEEDSAGLIGQRATVVAPFTNGTGSVTYRGARWQAQSDQTLEAGQIVRITQHDGLWLTVEPWTNSSS, from the coding sequence ATGCCGGAATACAGTTACTGGATTATTGCCGGGCTGGCGCTGGTGATTGCCGAGTTCGTGGTCTCCGGACTGGTGGTGATTTTCTTCGGCGTTGCCGCGCTGATTGTGGGCAGTCTCAAGTATCTCGGTTTGCTGGACGACACCGTCTGGGAACTCACCCTGTTCGCTGTGCTCAGCATTCTTTCCCTGGTGTTTGTGCGCCGCTTCTTGAGCGACAAGCTTATGGGCAAGGAAAACGTCAGTGCCGGTGAAGAAGACAGCGCCGGGCTGATTGGCCAGCGCGCCACAGTGGTGGCCCCCTTCACCAATGGAACCGGTTCCGTCACCTATCGCGGCGCCCGCTGGCAGGCACAAAGCGACCAGACTCTTGAAGCCGGTCAGATTGTACGTATTACCCAACACGACGGTTTGTGGCTCACCGTTGAGCCCTGGACCAACTCCTCCTCCTGA
- a CDS encoding lysophospholipid acyltransferase family protein yields the protein MSKQSQGRRTWMLVRLLAWLPLPLVTAFGAFIATLITLVPLRYASAFRVVLINLLATHPDMSFADAKRIGRRSMAELGRTLTEFSHVWHRPVEETLARVTHLHGEEAFLDATASDKPVLLLSLHQGSWEISNLYLGNKTEAGKTLIMYQPHPATLMDAMVKAARERTGSVLIPTNSQGVKQALAAMKNGGTLGILSDHNPGNRSNPCVPFFGYDVPTPALIDKLVQRYRPHVFIVSCHRGKGGVKDIHVHFEPAPEIEQASDCTEILTQMNAALQRCIDRNLPQYQWTYKRFKWSSDGRRNWYRQSLPLLREIRKGADRKALGLHPDADKHQ from the coding sequence ATGAGCAAACAATCCCAAGGCCGCCGCACGTGGATGCTGGTTCGTCTACTGGCCTGGCTTCCGCTGCCGCTGGTGACGGCATTCGGCGCCTTCATTGCCACCCTGATCACCCTGGTGCCGCTGCGCTATGCCAGCGCTTTTCGTGTCGTGCTGATCAATCTGCTCGCCACTCATCCGGACATGAGCTTTGCCGACGCCAAACGGATTGGCCGCCGCAGCATGGCAGAACTGGGGCGCACCCTGACCGAGTTCAGCCATGTCTGGCATCGGCCGGTGGAAGAAACCCTGGCACGGGTCACCCACCTGCATGGCGAGGAGGCTTTTCTCGACGCCACCGCCAGTGACAAACCGGTACTGTTGCTGTCACTGCATCAGGGCAGCTGGGAAATCAGCAACCTGTATCTGGGCAACAAGACCGAAGCAGGCAAGACCCTGATCATGTATCAGCCGCACCCGGCTACCCTGATGGATGCCATGGTCAAGGCCGCCCGCGAACGTACCGGTTCGGTGTTGATCCCCACCAATAGCCAGGGCGTCAAACAGGCGCTGGCCGCCATGAAAAACGGTGGCACCCTGGGCATCCTCTCCGACCATAACCCCGGCAACCGCAGCAACCCCTGCGTGCCCTTCTTTGGCTATGACGTACCCACCCCGGCACTCATCGACAAACTGGTGCAGCGTTACCGCCCCCATGTCTTTATCGTTTCCTGTCATCGCGGCAAAGGTGGCGTAAAGGATATCCATGTGCACTTTGAGCCCGCGCCGGAAATCGAGCAGGCCAGTGACTGTACCGAGATCCTGACCCAAATGAATGCAGCCCTGCAGCGCTGCATTGATCGCAACCTGCCCCAGTACCAGTGGACCTACAAACGCTTTAAATGGAGTTCGGACGGTCGGCGCAACTGGTATCGCCAGTCCTTGCCGCTGCTTCGCGAAATCCGCAAAGGCGCTGACCGCAAGGCACTGGGGCTGCACCCGGATGCTGACAAGCATCAATAG
- a CDS encoding DJ-1/PfpI family protein: MRTIGIVIYDEAEVLDFAGPFEVFSTAARLSENKPWSVCLISERQTVNARGGFSVQSHFTLDNHPPLDVLLVSGGVHTWAMNNRKLLAAIRKAGESAMWVTSVCTGAFLLAEAGLLSHEKVTTHWEDLPDLHRRFPSLQVHETVRWVEDGNRITSAGISAGIDMSLHLVEKLHSRELAEKTARQMDYEWLQIASE; this comes from the coding sequence ATGCGAACCATCGGCATCGTGATTTATGACGAAGCGGAAGTGCTGGATTTCGCCGGTCCCTTCGAAGTGTTTTCCACCGCGGCACGACTCAGCGAGAACAAGCCCTGGTCGGTGTGCCTGATCAGTGAGCGGCAGACCGTGAACGCCCGGGGCGGCTTTTCAGTGCAAAGCCATTTCACCCTCGATAATCACCCTCCCCTGGATGTGTTGCTGGTCAGCGGAGGGGTACATACCTGGGCCATGAACAACCGCAAATTGTTGGCGGCTATCCGCAAGGCCGGAGAGTCGGCCATGTGGGTGACCTCGGTGTGCACTGGCGCCTTCCTGCTGGCCGAGGCGGGCTTGCTCAGCCATGAAAAAGTCACCACCCACTGGGAAGACCTGCCTGACCTGCATCGTCGTTTTCCCAGTTTGCAGGTGCACGAAACCGTGCGCTGGGTGGAAGACGGCAACCGCATTACTTCCGCGGGGATCTCTGCGGGTATCGATATGAGCCTGCATCTGGTAGAGAAACTGCACAGCCGCGAATTGGCCGAAAAAACCGCACGGCAGATGGATTACGAATGGCTGCAGATTGCTAGCGAATAG
- a CDS encoding cytochrome b yields the protein MNQTERWHPLHKGLHWLTLALVIAAWAAVELHEQFAKGDPWREWWELLHFSLGFTLLLTIVLRLYGRAHFARPALIASPWQTLASKVVHVLLYLVLLAMPLTGMGMRQLAGKHTELLWLFELPQITTVNTDLAKQVAWIHKEFLWTALLTLVVIHVAGALWHHFIDKDETLRRML from the coding sequence ATGAATCAGACTGAACGCTGGCATCCGCTGCATAAAGGACTTCACTGGCTGACACTGGCGCTGGTGATTGCCGCCTGGGCCGCCGTGGAACTGCATGAACAATTTGCCAAAGGTGACCCGTGGCGCGAGTGGTGGGAGCTACTGCATTTCAGCCTTGGCTTCACCCTGCTGCTGACCATCGTGCTACGCCTCTATGGCCGGGCCCACTTTGCGCGGCCCGCACTGATTGCCTCTCCCTGGCAGACGCTGGCCTCCAAAGTCGTCCATGTGCTGCTCTATCTGGTGCTGCTGGCCATGCCGCTGACCGGCATGGGCATGCGCCAGTTGGCGGGCAAGCACACCGAGCTGCTCTGGCTGTTTGAACTTCCCCAAATCACGACCGTGAATACGGATCTGGCCAAACAGGTCGCCTGGATCCACAAGGAGTTCCTGTGGACTGCCCTGCTGACACTGGTGGTCATCCATGTGGCGGGTGCGCTCTGGCATCATTTTATCGACAAGGATGAAACGCTACGAAGGATGCTGTGA
- a CDS encoding DUF1275 family protein, with protein sequence MVTTYSGSIIRTTHLSGIFTDLGIMLGNRLRGGTLDGRRLLLFLLLIGGFICGGVIGTLLFRGLHFVALMVPAALAATLAVVYWGHSRTRR encoded by the coding sequence ATGGTGACCACCTACAGTGGCTCCATCATTCGAACGACACACCTGTCCGGGATCTTTACCGATCTGGGCATCATGCTGGGCAACCGGCTTCGAGGCGGCACTCTGGATGGACGCCGCCTGCTGCTGTTCCTACTGCTGATTGGTGGCTTTATCTGTGGCGGGGTGATTGGCACACTGCTGTTCCGCGGGCTGCACTTTGTGGCGCTGATGGTACCCGCCGCGTTAGCCGCTACCCTGGCCGTGGTGTACTGGGGCCACAGCCGGACCCGGCGCTGA
- a CDS encoding YARHG domain-containing protein, which translates to MKVSQAAAGLLVCLGLVPLAQADVVCSMERCQDVGMQELDAYPAQNGFTPDAIFAIVENIIQLSGLTPNFQILETPRVGNAAATVMDGQRYLLYNRNWMDGLRGDEETWKLYGVVAHEVGHHLQGHTLDGLGSQPAKELEADEYAGFVLAAMGASLGDAQQLWQGLNAGASSTHPARRDRLVAVEKGWDRWQRQVAAIRGSSRPVAVPSSRDTQPASRSSASSPYLIADSARRVLSDSDVRSLDAQALRVARNEIFARHGYTFNSADLRRHFSRQPWYEPTGKQVSLNAVEQANVAFLLGRERVLENSGQSLMAMTSEDYLLPDSHRRKLSYADIDGLDKSTLRLARNEIFARHGYVFKSEDLNRYFKRYSWYKPHGGAVSLSGVEQYNVGFIKQYE; encoded by the coding sequence ATGAAAGTTTCACAGGCAGCCGCGGGGCTGTTGGTCTGTCTGGGTCTGGTGCCTTTGGCTCAGGCGGATGTGGTGTGCAGCATGGAGCGCTGTCAGGACGTGGGCATGCAGGAGCTGGATGCCTACCCGGCGCAAAACGGGTTTACCCCGGATGCGATCTTTGCCATCGTCGAAAACATCATTCAGCTTTCCGGTCTGACACCCAACTTCCAGATTCTGGAAACCCCTCGTGTTGGCAATGCGGCAGCCACCGTCATGGATGGCCAGCGTTACCTGCTTTACAACCGCAACTGGATGGATGGGCTGCGCGGGGATGAAGAAACCTGGAAGTTGTATGGTGTGGTGGCCCATGAAGTGGGGCACCACTTGCAGGGGCATACTCTGGATGGCCTGGGGAGTCAGCCAGCCAAGGAGCTGGAAGCGGATGAGTATGCTGGTTTTGTGCTGGCGGCCATGGGGGCCAGTCTTGGTGATGCCCAGCAGCTCTGGCAAGGGTTGAATGCGGGCGCCTCGTCCACCCATCCGGCACGCCGTGATCGTCTGGTAGCGGTAGAAAAGGGCTGGGATCGCTGGCAGCGGCAAGTGGCGGCCATTCGCGGCAGCAGCCGTCCCGTAGCAGTACCGTCCTCGCGCGACACCCAACCCGCCTCACGCAGTTCAGCGTCGTCTCCGTATCTTATTGCCGATAGCGCCCGACGGGTGTTGTCCGATAGTGATGTACGCAGTCTGGATGCCCAGGCCTTGCGCGTGGCCCGTAACGAAATCTTTGCCCGCCACGGTTACACGTTCAACTCGGCCGATCTGCGTCGCCACTTTTCCCGTCAGCCCTGGTACGAGCCCACGGGAAAACAGGTATCACTGAATGCAGTAGAGCAAGCCAATGTGGCCTTCCTGCTGGGACGTGAGCGGGTGCTGGAGAACAGTGGCCAGAGCTTGATGGCCATGACCAGTGAAGACTACCTGTTGCCGGACTCCCATCGCCGCAAGCTCAGCTATGCGGATATTGATGGGCTGGATAAAAGCACCCTGCGACTGGCAAGGAACGAGATCTTTGCGCGACATGGCTATGTGTTCAAATCCGAGGACCTTAACCGGTACTTCAAGCGCTACAGCTGGTACAAGCCGCACGGTGGTGCGGTGTCGCTCTCCGGCGTTGAACAGTACAACGTGGGGTTTATTAAACAGTACGAATAA